A genomic window from Carassius auratus strain Wakin chromosome 45, ASM336829v1, whole genome shotgun sequence includes:
- the LOC113063338 gene encoding CD209 antigen-like protein E, translating to MISRAAAVVFVLLCVLLLTARIILCATFTQERQQLLTKITNITQERDELKSERNDLQKKFADGWKCHQSSLYFFSSEKKNWTESRRYCRERGTDLIIINNREEQDFVKNICGSSGHFWIGLTDIEEEGRWK from the exons ATGATCTCCAGAGCAGCTGCAGTAGTGTttgtgctgctgtgtgttcttctgctgactgcacGCATTATACTGTGTGCCACCTTCACTCAAGAGAGACAACAGCTGCTGACTAAGATCACCAACATCACTCAAGAGAGAGACGAGTTAAAATCAGAAAGAAATGATCTTCAGAAGAAGTTTGCGG ATGGATGGAAGTGTCATCAATCCAGTCTTTACTTCTTTTCCtctgagaagaagaactggactgagagcagaagatactgtagagagagaggaacagatctgatcatcatcaacaacagagaggaacaa GATTTTGTGAAGAATATTTGTGGTAGTTCTGGTCATTTCTGGATTGGTTTGACTGATATTGAAGAGGAGGGCAGATGGAAATGA